catacaaaattcaaacgcggcaacccctcagcgccgctaccattgctgcacgagagacattcgctaacgatatagtgcacaggattgatgacggcgatatgcatgtggacagcatttggtttactgacgaagcttatttttacctggacgccttcgtcaataaacagaactggcgcatatggggaaccgaaaagccccatgttgcagtcccaacgtccctgcatcctcaaaaagtactggtctgggccgccatttcttccaaaggaatcattggcccatttttcagatccgaaacgattactgcatcacgctatctggacattcttcgtaaatttgtggcggtacaaactgccttagacgacactgcgaacacctcgtggtttatgcaagatggtgcccggccacatcgcacggccgacgtctttaatttcctgaatgaatatttcgatgatcgtgtgattgctttgggctatccgaaacatacaggaggcggcgtggattggcctccctattcgccagacacgaacccctgtgacttctttctgtggggacacttgaaagaccaggtgtaccgccagaatccagaaacaattgaacagctgaagcagtacatctcatctgcatgtgaagccattccgccagacacattgtcaaaggtttcgggtaatttcattcagagactacgccatattattgctacgcatggtggatatgtggaaaatatcgtactatagagtttcccagaccgcagcgccatctgttgttgaaaattgtaactactgtaatttcgaaagtttgtctgcctgaaaatgtactgttgtcccaagcatattgcaacaaacggtgtatttctatcgctgctcgtttagtttttattgccgtttcaaatataccggtcatttttgaaacaccctgtaaattcttAGGATGCTCTCATACTGGAAACTGTGCCCCGTATTTAACTTGTCCATAAGTACTTTCCAACTCAATATCTGAAACAGGGAAGTGAGAAGAATATTATAAAGATGAGAAAATCTCCCTGGAAGCCACATCGATGGAAGTGTCTGACAATGTTCTGCCAATTGCCTCCAACTGCTCCTGTAGGCTTTCTCAAGACTAAAAAGGCCTGCAGTATCACCACCACCAACGGGGTCAGATTTCCAGAGGTGGAATGACATCTGCTTAAGTCAAACTGGAGGCAACAAaggagctgctctgatctccaagGTCTTAATAGCATACTGTATGTCACTGGTTGTGGGTGAGATATTGGTTCCACTTCCCTTCAGGGGCTGGAGAAGTACACTGTATACTGGGTTGTACAGGGGGGAGCAGAGGAAATGCATGTTTTTTGAACTGCTAGTACGCAGCAATGAGAGGGAGCATTGACCTTGAATGAATGTCGGCAGACTGTCCATACAACGCAGTTCAAGTCGTTATGGAGTGTTGGAGCGTAGAGCACCATGTGTTCATTGTCGAGCAATACTTTAGAAACAATGATCCTGTAGTCACAGTGCAGCATCTTTTCCGTCAAAATTTTAGAGTCGGACATCGAGGGGCAGTGCCCGACCGAAATACTGTACTCCAATGGGTTGCAGTGTTTATAAGTACTGGATCTGTGATGGAAAAGAAGCCACCTGGTCTTCCCCATTCAGTTTGAACTCCGGAAAATGTAGACCGAGTGAGAATGGTAGTGCTTGCTAGTCTGAAACGATCGGCTAGACGACAGGCTGTAGCACTGCATCTTACATGATGATCTTAAGTTTCACCCATACAAGATAATGATCGtccagcagcttagtgaagggGATTTTGTGCAGGGTATAGAGTTTTGTCACGTAATGGATGAAATTTTTACGGAAGATGCAGCTGCTACAGttttcatgagtgatgaagcacactttcatgtAGACAGTTACGTCTATGTTCAAAATTATTGGTACTGGGCACCAGAGAACCCACTTGAATTACACTCTCtacagtttaaaagtaacagtgtggtgtTGCATTTCAAAAATGGGGATtgttggagatatatatatatatatatatttgacttaccaaatgaaagtgctggcaggtcgacagacacacaaacaaacacaaacatacacacaaaattcaagctttcgcaacaaactgttgcctcatcaggaaagagggaaggatagggaaagacaaaaggatgtgggttttaagggagagggtaaggagtcattccaatcccgggagcagaaagacttaccttagggggaaagaccaaatatgtctgcttgtgtctgtatatgtgtggatggacgtgtgtgtgtgtgcgcgagtgtatacccgtccttttttccccctaaggtaagtctttatatatatatatatatatatatatatatatatattttgcagtggaattcgtttcagtgagttaacgattttgtgtgaaggtttatTTAGTcttgttcgctgtacatcgtgtggtaattttagtaaaattaatcaattgttgtttttgttcagaaatggatatgacggataaaattaacggtgcgcaggtcaagggaagtattcgatcccaatgtgtggctatgtaagttgatattggtatcgggagatgagCTGTATAGGCCAAGGCAAGTGttggatcctaatttatgggatcgggagctgctctTGAGCTATATAGGTGtctgattccagatgatattgtgtttagtggtatttggggagttttgtgaagtCGGTTTTTTCgacgttttgtgtggttttgtatgggggtgggtgcctaaatttgtttatatttagtttgcccccacccaaaaaaccCCATTTTCCGcccttgtcccgttagtgtcattaggctttttgtgtaaagtgtgtgtgtttgtttttcgatgtattttcgtccttatAACGTCTACGTACCGACTTTatgtgcgccatattggaatcgtggtttatggtcgtttccaccatatttgtgatgtcatgggtcaaagcagatgggtgggatcggacgcttccgttttTCCCCTATAATGTTCTTTGTTACTGGAGAAGTCCCAACTGCCTTCCACTCAGCAAAAGTTGTGTGCAATTAAGAACTCGCAGCCTCACCCATAAATCCATCCAAAGGTCCCTGTCCCACAGTGGATCTTGTGGAACAACTGATGGTAATCAGACAGTTATGCTATAACCTCTTCTTACTAAACATAATAATTTCACTGGATTGCTAACTAAAAGACTGTCAAGTTGCAGGAAAGCAGTAACAGAGCAAGGGCAGAGCCATATGTCTTTTCTATGCCCAAATCAATACTGCATCATCACAGCCACCATAATGATGACAAAGAGCCAGTAGTCTTTACAGCATCTGGTCAATCTTGATACACATCAGTTTTGGCGGCTTCCTCCTGGGCACTACTATACATCGTAGATGAATCCATTGAGTTTCTACGTGATATCTTTGGGCAACAGAGCAATTATTTCCAATACAATGTTTTCCTACAccaaattgaattttgtggtttgGCAATTTTTGAACCTAGTGTTTAAATATGGCTCTACTGTTGGTACACCTGGATCAATTTATATTGACAGTATGCCTGTCATAGCCATGAAAGTAGCACAACtcatcagctctgaatagtattgCCATCAACAATGCAAGCAATCACCTTTACTGTGTAACCACAAAGACAATTATGGTGTCATACAATCGCATGTACTTTAACTACCAAATTATTGTGACTCCAGTGGAGAATGTGGGAGTTTTGGAGAGGGATATTACCATGAAGGACTTCAGACATATTAAAATCTGGAAAATAAAAGACCACTGTGGGAAAAAAATGGGTTTTCAGTACGGTCTTAATATTAAAATGTCACGAAAATAATAATGGGCTAATAATAATGTCAGGAGACACACACTGGCTTCATGAACTCACAGCCAGGCTACGACCCTCCAATTTAATCTAGACCTTTGTCTAAACTACAGAATAGACTGTGACTAAAATCATTATTTAAAAAAGGAGTATCAACAGAGATGTCTATGGCCAAAGAAGAACGTGAGTATTGGGAACACCCAGGAGGCATTCAGAAGCACCACAGATGATCTTCCTAGATCATTTCCTTTCACAGTAGCTTTCTCACAGAGCCTACTGTGTGTGACACAGGCAAATAGTATTCCACAACTTAAAACTGTTATGCAGATTCATCAATTAAAGTTTCTCATTATCTCACTTTTTATCAAACAATATATCAAGACCCCACACACTAGCCGGGTACAAAGCAGTTTTTCTTATAagatattatgtatattacaataataataataataataataataaaaagctgGAGATACTCACAAGTGGCATGTCGTTCATCGAAAGTACAATAACTCCTTGGTACTTTGGAGTATTTTCTGTAATTCTCCCCAATCCAGATTTCAGGACATTATGTCCATACAGAAACTGTTGCTCTCCGGACGGTTTCACCCAGATCTTGTActgaaacagttaaaaaaattttcaatatgCACATGACACAAAAAGTCACTCAATCCCCAGGACCGCATCCTCTTTAAAATAAAGTAATTCGCCTAAAACGAAAACTTTAACTCAAATTGTAGTGTAGTAGTAATTCGTTACCTGTGCGTATGGTGCGAGGTATTGTAGTGCTGTAATATGGAGACGAAACTTCCCAGATTTCGTGAATTTACCGAAACACGTTCCAACACTGATTAGATGGTCAGGAGCGACATTCGACGCCAAACTTAAAACTCTCTCCGAAACGTAGTACACTCGGTCTTTCTGCTCCCTAAACACATATGTGCCATCTGGCCTGTCTATCAGGAGTTTCACATTAGCACCGATACTGTGGCGGAAAGAAAAGTGTTATTAGATAACACTCTTCAAAAGTGCTGGGTTGTCAAGCTGTCACTGATACGTTAACTGTAGAAGTATTACGTCACAATCTAAGTATGTAAAAGAAACAAATGCTTGCTAGTCGTGATCCAAACACGGACTCTTAAGTTCCTGTACATatttgggtctagtgtagcaggggatacagcccgccggctttggacaatgacgtcacaaatcgccagagagcagtttaccattttcgcttttgctgttatgtttcagtttcgtttttttactgattgcttaataaagtggatctgtttattctatctcgtgagatttttttttaaaaggccaaaaaacacttatcagccactgaagggatctacaacactaagaagaatcgcttctcgattggcgacttgtgatgtcattgtccaaagccgacgggttgtatcccctgctacactagtccccatACTTGTAGTTCAACATGCTCGAAACAAATGGCAGCTAACATCTAAAGGAAATGAAGTGCTATTTAGCCAATACTCACTATTTTGCTAATTTTTCGAAAACCAGTTTCACTCGATCGTCActtaaatgcttcatttcttcAGGTTTACAACAAACAAATCACACCACGTGAATCTGTTTACATTTATCTGTGTTGTGTGTACTGTGTACATGGCATAACAACACTGCCGGACCAAAGCACAGATCGCTAAAGATATCACATTAGGTCAAGATACTTGATCGGTGATAACGGAAAGTGTGTGTTTTTATAATGAACAAACATCCGTGTTTCTACGAAAGGATTTGTATTTATTTGATTTTAGGCAAAGATTTAAAATTTCATAGAATGGCTAACATGAGTTACAGCATTCCTTACGAGGCCAACGTAAATTGGGCCACTATTTCCACGGTGGTGAGAAGCGCCAACGAGTAAAAATTTGGATCCTCAGTTCCCGATTTTAATAAGTCTATAGACAGCAACAAATATTGACATTTCACTTTTTATGCAGTAAAAATATTATTATAACTTTATGGTGGAATTTCATTCCTTTGGTGCCGTGTACATCTGTTTATGACGACTATACTTTACGGTCTTCAAGTCCAAAACAAGCTGGAGGCATAATATGACAGGGTACGAGAAGAGAATTTGCTACTGAAGAAGCATATAAAGCAAATTAGTGTGCTGCACAAAATAACAATAGCACACTTAGAAACTGGAGTTGCAGAtataaaaaaagactaattaagtttcTGATGTGTTTTGTACTGAAAACGTAATGCATACGTTAAACAAGTTTCTATAACTTCATGCTGGCGGTAAAGCATCActatattctcagcaaataaggaaactgGCCCTGatcttacatttttattttgctAGGTTATATAGTTACTTACGAAAATTTGATAAATTATCTCACCCACGAATACTTCACTGCAATTACTTAGAAGTTCGTTATTTATAGGCAGTGGCCATCTCTTTAAGGAAACTAACATGGAGAAGAAGTACATTAGGTAAAATATAAATGTGCGCCACAAGGATTATTTTATCTGCAGAATACGTCATTTATGTAAATCTTAATGTTTTGAGCAGACAGGTAAAGTTGAatactttaatatgttattctacaagtaaaactaaagaaaaaagttcatataaacataggtctgcaaatgtatagtcacggagttacggctaataacagattttgcctgaaatttaccaacttcgctaatatgaagccatcgcaaaactttttgaggttaaagtaaagcacgatttccatttatttggttGTAATTGGTCTGGTGAATCTTATAAAACTTGTCAcaggcgtgtatctgcagtagttctcCAGATCATCCAGAgtagcaaagattattatacaagtaaattttttgctttccattaagaatgtagaaacgattATGCCATTGTTGGCAAcaattagtgagttgtttcagtcgtttcctgaccttgaaacgagttagtttttgTTCAGCAAAAGaacataacaacagtgtatttaagagaAACCAAGTAGTAACtgctgtagtttgtagattatttatgaaataggggtgCCTTTCAAATATACGACAGaagaatacgccgatatggtgttttttttatggcaaatgtgattTAATGCTACGTCTGCAGTTAACGAATGtagcgtacgttatccaactcggaggattccgaatgcacgaaccattagtggagtatttcgaatgttgcgGGAGACATGTTTTCTACATAGccttcataatcagtacgagcgctcgatacgtgaagacggtGATGAAAATATTCGCCTtagcccgggtaccagtacacgacgtatctctcaacgattaggcatttcacagtctaatatggcgtacactgaagtacaataatctgtatccttaccgcAAACAAGATGTGCATCTTTTACATCTGGGAGATCCTGCCCTTCACTTGGAGCTGTGCCACTGGTTAAAAACTAATCAGCAATTACACAAATACAGGTTATTTACTGATGgtgcacagtttactcgagatgatacaaacaatttacataacgagcacatatggtctgaagcaaaccaaAATGCAACAGTGCAGCGCAATTtacagcagcgatttagcataaatgtgtggtgtggtataaccaacacacactttattggggcattcattttcccaggacgtctaattGGCTAGACGTACTTACCATTCCTTCAAGAACAAATGCCCCACTTGTTCGAAGATGTTCCACTTTCTACGCGATTgcaaacatattttcaacatgacggggcgcctcCACATTTCGCCAACGCCGTTACTGcacatttaaatgatcattttcccAGAAATGCATTGGTCATGGTGCTATATGTctgtggtcacccagatcgcccgattttacgccaatggatttttgtgcacggggatggatgaaagacatattttatgaggacaaagtcaacaCACGTGAGGCTTTACTTGTTCGCATTATGAATacagtagacgaaattaagaacaaccctgtgaaactgaaacgtgcAACAAAATCTGTTCGTTCATGTGCAGCTAAAtccattgaactcggtggagaatatttgttgaatatttgttgtgaatgtattgtgaaatgtcTGTACATTGTACAACTtcattaacactgagctttgtttttttttctggtttaacatgaattcacgtgtgttaTGGCATTAATGAAAGCAGGTTATTTGATACATCTGTACAGTTTCGGTTAAcgctattaccatcatttttccaaaattaaattctctaggGCGCTATGTGTTGACTGGTTGTGAATCTCGTATGCAGCTTAATTTCAGTAACATATGTGTGACAGCTTAGCATGCTTATTTCTGTCTACCCACATCTTCACTAAAGTGAGCCAACTTAGTGTGCGCATGCCATTTATAGCGGTGAGTATAGTCTGTGACCTCCAATTATCGCTGCTTGTGATTAGATACTCGTGTGGaagagaaaaatttattcattttgaaagTGATGTTAAAGAATAGTGACACACTTTTGGTTCCTCaatcttcatatatgcaacacataTCTACAGAAAAATCCCTCAAGGAAATAAAATTATACTAGGATGTATTACATTTTCACAAGTATGAGATATAAAGTTTCTTTAAAAGACTACAAGGAATCTAGCACTTCTTATCTTCAAGGAGAGTGCTACGAGACTGAACACAAAATGCTCTACACATGTGGGTGCTGATCTCTTTGGAGCAGGGTTATTAAAGGCCTTAGAGCCAGTAAGAAGAATTTCCCCTGATCAGTCGAAACTAGTTACAACCAGGGGGGCGCAGAAAGCGATGTGCAGAAAGCAAagtgttttctcagttgtgcgcatgacgtcatggtggaagcagctgtgccaaacagtacacagttcgaattgtgtgtgattgtttttgttgttttgcgttgtgtttgaaggagtattttgattgagttctttcttctgaggtactcagtcaacagcaGAAACATTCAGAATTCGGGAGTGTtacggtttttgctgtaattgatatttgattcggaactgaaatagttagcgatagtggacagcgggatcaacattgtgttcgccagctctatagtttatggttcgtcctgtgaatttcttattggagaatctacaactgagtgagaaaattaatttttgcaaTGCCAGGCTGTTTATCCTACAACCGGaacacaaagggaactgacgtaatgtatcacagtttcccgcaaatatgaaacattacaaaaactatggttgtcgaaatgttgtaggaaagacagtgtaaatgttgcgcatacACGAATATGCTCTCggcatttcgcagaaacagattacttaaggaatttacagtctgaattgcttaatttgacctgaaaaagaatgctcaagccaggtgcagttccttcgtgcaatttgccgtgcaatagtgcgactgtcaatgtgtcacccgcaacagaagacagaaccaaacggtataataaacgagaactacataagagatctctggaaactctggaaaagctgtcaccaaataagaaacatcataataagagcacatgtacagaaATTAGTTTTTTTGTCAGACACAGATGAAGTTAGTTTGATGAATACGATAGCGgcattagaaagaaggaatgctgttcttacaaacaagtgtgttCAACTTCGAGCGAGGAATAAAGATCTTCAGAATCAGCTGTCTAGAACACGACGGCTTATGCGCGAAGAAGAAATTAATAAGGAGATTCTTGTGTCTAAGGAAATTACTCAtgtgctgggaaaaatattttcacccaatcaaataaaaaagtttatcaagTGACTCAAAAAGGGTTAGATGGAGTAATGAAGACATTTGTAAATCAATTACTCTCCATGCTATATCTCGGAAATGTTATAGTTTCTTGAGGAAAAAAATGGGGTATCCTCTACAGGCTGTGTCGACGTTGAGGGCCTGGATAAACAGCTCTCTTAGTTGCAGTCCTGGTATTTTGAAAGATGTCTTGATTATGATGAAAATGCAGGCTAAGACATTCACTGACAGGCAACGGGTTTGCATTTTGTCCTTCGACGAAATGAACATCGACAGTAGGATTTGCTATGATCAACAAGAGGACAGGGTGTTAGGACCCCCACAGTAATGTTTTAGTTGTTGTGGTGCATGGACTGTTTGCAAGTTGgaaacaacctgtttattttgattttgatgttTGCATGACAGCTGTCCTCGTGAATGAAATTATTGTCGCCTTAGACAGTAATTCGTATAAGGCTGTAGCTTGTGTGGCCGACATGGGAACAAAAAACGCTTGCGTTTGGAATGAGCTTGGCGTGACGCACATAAACAGTTGTTTCCCTCATCCTAGCGACACACGGAAACGTGTGTGGGTGTTCGCTGATGTCCCACATTTGCTTAAGCTGTTACGGAATCATTTGCTGGATGAAGGTATTATTGTAGAAAATAAGGCAGTGTCGAAATCCGTGTTTGAGAGACTTTTGCCTTTAGACAGTGGGGAAATGAAAATGTGGCCAAAGTTAACCCAGCAACACATCACTGTTAAGGGAAAAGACCGACAGAGAGTGCGGTTAGCAGCCGAATTACTGTCTCACACAACTTCACAGGCCGTTCGGTATTTAATGCCAGAAGAAGGGCACACTAGTGACTTCATACAGCTGGTCGACGATACTTTAGATATCCTCAATTCAAGGACCTCCGAAAGTAAGAAACCTCTGGCATGTGGATTCGGAATTCATTTTGAAGCACAAGAACAATGTCTGCGCAAGTTCTACAACTCCTGTGAGAGGATGCATGTTGGATCATCAAGGCATTTGTTACCTTTTCAGAAAGGATTCATGAAGTGTATTCGGTCAATTTTAGGTCTATTCAGTGACTTAAGAGAATACGATGTCAAATACATACTTACTGCCAGGCTTAATCAGGACTGTCTCGAAAACTTCTTTTCTCTTGTAAGGGGCCTGGGACATTTTTATGACCATCCAACTCCGATAGTCGTAAAAAACCGAATCAGGCTATTATTGTTAAGTGCAAATGCTTATGATATTCCTCTGTCTAATGCTTCTTTTGTTGAACCTGATGAAGAAGGCACATTTGTTACTGCAGCAGTGTTCAGCAGCGTTCTTCCTGATATGTCTGAAGCACTGTCGACGATTGAAGGGCAGAAAGAAATTGAGGGGATAGAACTGACAGAAGAAAATTATGAGAGTTCCTCAGCATCTGTGGGTTTGGACTGTAGTGTGGAAGGATTTCAGTACCTGGTCGCATATATAGCCCATCAGTGCAGGCAGTACGACAGAACATTAGCCACCCCCACTGATGAGCTAACGCCGGTCCCAGGGGAAAAACTGCTCAGCTGGCTGTGTACGATTTCTAAGGGAAGCTTACTTGTGCCATCAGAAACTTGGCTTGAGACAATAAGCCAATTCGAGCTGACTTTTACTTGGCTCCATGGCAGTGAAAGTTTGTCTACAGAAAGAGGCATAATTAGTAAGCAGTGTGCAGCACTTGGTGAGCGGTTCTCCAATATACACAAAGAAATAATTAAAGTATATGCTAGCGCTCGCACATTTATTCGTCTGCACTGGCTTTCATCAAAAGCAGCtaagagaaaaaaaggaagaaaatgggaTCTGTCATCAAAGTAATCAATtcaatacatagtgtaatgttttcTAAATAAAAGTTGTGTATATAGGTATGtacatttttaacagaacaattggATATAGAGTGTCGTTGCATGTGATATTCTGTTTGTAAACTTCTCCCTAAATTGTCATGGTGTTACAAGACATGTTAGAAATGCTTTTGTATATTTGCAACACTGCTTTGCAGCTTCACTGCAGAGGAGAAATGGTGAGTAAacttgtttttttctttatataatgCTAATTTAAAGTAATTATgctcttaagtaaattcatttcaatgcgattaaatgaatagtttctgatttatttgaggcGAGGTTTCAAATTTCAAGTGTGTGTCGGTGTggttgtgatctgatattttaccgatgtgtgaggcataagctgcgaaagaatataactcatcagctttaattgtaatgttttagcagcagaaaagcagtttagacatctcaattctgatataaacaaaatcttccgccaaacacttgacgtaaacgcgcatgccgtgtcgtctgcttgtggGTGCTTGCTTCCACAatgacgtcactaggccagccaatggcagagcagagcgcttactgctCAACCTTATTATCTAGTAACTGGGAGAATGCCTGTGCCGAATGTATTCGAGTAGTTGCAATGGTTGCAACTGTATCTCAAACGAATCTAGACTGTTCGTCGTCACGTCACGGCacatcaagtcaattcaagtcacgTGATTTCAGCTCTCATGGCTGTCCTCAACTGTTCTTTTTGCGGGAATCGCGATCTTCACAAGATGCAAGGTTACAAGATAATAAGGTTAGGCAGTAAGCGCTTTACTCTGCCATTGGCTGATATCGTAACGTTCGCGAAGAAGCAGGCGCTCACAAGCAGATGGCAGGGCATGCGTGTTTACATTAAGTTTTTGATGaaagattttgtttataccagaattTAGGTGTCTAAACTACTTTTATGCttctaaaatattacagttaaaactgataaGTTATATGCTATTGTACCTTATGCCTTACGcatcggtaaaatatcagatcaaaACCAAATTGACACACACTTGAAATGAGAAACGTTgcctcaaataaatcagaaactattgatttaatcacattaaaataaatttacataagCGCATACCTGCTGTAAATTACgattatataaataaaaaacaagttTAATTACCATTTCTACTCTATAGTGAAGCTGAAAAGCGGTGTTGTAAATATGCAAAACGCTCGTAAGTCCAGTCTTGTAACGCCGTGACCAAATTCGAGAGATGTTTACAAATATAGTATCACATCAACTACACCCTATATACAATAGATCTGTCAAAAATATAGGTACCTATATACACAATTTTTAGTTAGAAAACAGACCATGTAATGAATTTATTATTGTGTAGAAACATGCCATTTTCTCCCTTTTTTCGATAAGTGCTCTCAGGTATTCTTGCTCTGTCTTTTATTGAAAGCCAGCACAAACGAATAAATGGGCGAGTtgtagtgtaaattttaattttctctttctttttattggGAAATCCTTC
The sequence above is drawn from the Schistocerca americana isolate TAMUIC-IGC-003095 chromosome 10, iqSchAmer2.1, whole genome shotgun sequence genome and encodes:
- the LOC124552604 gene encoding 60S ribosome subunit biogenesis protein NIP7 homolog → MKHLSDDRVKLVFEKLAKYIGANVKLLIDRPDGTYVFREQKDRVYYVSERVLSLASNVAPDHLISVGTCFGKFTKSGKFRLHITALQYLAPYAQYKIWVKPSGEQQFLYGHNVLKSGLGRITENTPKYQGVIVLSMNDMPLGFGAAAKATAECKHADPMAVVCFHQADIGEYIRSEDTLI